The genomic segment GCGACTCGCGGGCGCGGATCGCCGAGACGCGCGGCAGCCATGAGGGGGCGTTGAAAACGTCGAGGGGGTCGATCGTGCCGATGGCATCGAGAAATTGCATCATCGCCCGCTCAAAACCGGCGCTGTCGCCGGCGATGGCATCGGAAAACAGCGTCGCCGACAAGATGTCATAGGTGACGCCGGTCATCTCGCGGTCGACTTCCAGGATCGCGCCGGGGCGGCGGTGCAGCCAGCGCTCGACCCGCTGCTGCGCCAGCCGCTGCATCATCGGGGCGAAGGCTGCGACGCGCTTGGGCGTGAACAGGGGGCTGAGGGTGCGCCGCGTGCGCCGCCAGGCCTCGCCGGTGGCGGTGAACAGACCCTCGCCGCCGGTCGAGCCGGTTTTAAGAATGCGCAATTGCAGCGGGTCGCGCTCGTAATTCGCCACATTGTCGACGAGGACGCGGCGCACCGCCTGGGGATCGTTGACGACCACCGTATAGCCAAACAGCGACGAGGGGCCGGCGAGCATCGGTTTTTCGAAATGCGCCTCGGTCCAGCTTTCCAGGGGATTGCGGGCGAGCAGCCACAAAGTCTTAAGCCGCCCGGCCGGTTTGGCGAGCGGCTTGGGTGCATAGGGGACGAAGGGGCGGGCTTCGGCGATCGTCAAAAGCTACTCCCAGGCTCCGATGTGAAAACGCCCGACGCGAGGCCGGGCGTTTGAGCTTCACATTAGCTCGGAAGGGAGGCCATTCGAAGGCGAGAGTTCGGTGTCAGAATCTCTCGCCTGAAAATACTCTGCTTAGAGCCAGGGACGCTCCGCCTTGGTCTTGCTTTCGAAGCTGCCGATGGTGGCATCCTTGGTCAAGGTGAGGCCGATGTCGTCGAGGCCTTCCAGCAGGCAGTTTTTGCGGAACGGATCGATCTCGAATTTGACCACGCCGCCGTCGGGGCCGCGGATTTCCTGTTTCTCCAGATCGATGGTGAGCGTGGCGTTGGCGCCGCGTCCGGCATCGTCCATCAGCTTGGCCAGATCTTCCTTGGAGACCTTGGCCGGCAGGACGCCGTTCTGGAAACAGTTGTTGTAGAAAATATCGGCGAAATTGGTCGAGATGACGCAACGAATGCCGTAATCGAGCAGAGCCCACGGCGCATGCTCGCGCGACGACCCGCAGCCGAAATTGTCTTCCGCGACGATGATCTGGGCCTTGCGATAGGCCGGCTTGTTGAGAATGAAATCCGGGTTTTCCGAACCGTCCTCTTTGTAGCGCAGCTCCGAAAACAGGCCCTTGCCAAGGCCGGTGCGGGCGATGGTCTTCAGGTACTGCTTCGGAATGATCATGTCCGTGTCGATATTGGTGATCGGCATGGGCGCGGCGACGCCGGTCAGCTTGGTGAATTTGTCCATGGGGCTAGCTACCCGTCCTCGGTTTCATAGCGTTTCACAGTTTGGCTTTCGCCAAACGCCATGAAGACGCGTCAAAATAGAGACCCTAGGCAAAATCGCGTTTCTAACGCGATTTGCCGTTGAGCTGGGGCCTTCTACACCGAACCCATCCGGTTGTCAGCTTTCCTGCAAAAGGTGGGCAGCAGCCATGCATTTAGCCCAACTGTGAACGACCTATCGAACCACGCTGCGGGCCGCTGGACGGTGAAAAAACCGACAGCTAGGGTCGTTCCCGGTGCGTCGGCCGGGAGGGGCATGGTGGCGACGCGCACAAGGTGAGGGAACAGAAGGCATGCAGGCGTCAGCCGCAGCACAAATCGTCGTCGATAAAATCACCCATATGTACCGTCCCGCTCATGGCCAGCCCGTGCTGGCCATCGACGATGTTTCGCTGGAGGTGCGTCCGCGCGAATTTCTCGCCTTGCTGGGTCCGTCCGGCTGCGGAAAATCGACGCTGCTCTATCTGATGGGGGGATTTTTGCCGGTCGAGGCCGGCCGTATTCTGATCGACGGCAAGCCGGTGACGGGGCCGGGGCCGGACCGGGGCGTGGTGTTCCAGCATTTCGCTCTGTTTCCGTGGAAGACGGTGCGCGGCAATGTGCTCTACGGGCTCGAGCGCGCCGGCATTCCAAAAGCCGAGCGGCTGAAGCGGGCGCAGGACTATATCGATATGGTCGGCCTGCAGGGCTTCGAGGACAGCTATCCGTCGCAATTGTCGGGCGGCATGCGCCAGCGCACGGCGATCGCCCGCACCTTGGCCATCGATCCGAATATTCTCCTGATGGACGAACCGTTCGGCGCGCTCGATGCGCAGACGCGCAGCCTCATGCAGAGCGAACTGCTCGCCATCTGGCGGCGTTCCCCCAAGACGGTGATCTTCGTCACCCATGACGTGCAGGAAGCCGTCTATCTGGCGGAGCGCATCGCGGTGATGTCGGCGCGGCCGGGGCGAATCAAAGCCATTATCGAGACCAAGTTCGATCGCAGCGATCCGCATCTGTTCAAACAGCCGGCCTTTATCGAAAAGGTCGACGAGATCTGGGATCTGGTGCGCAACGAGGCGATGCTGGCGCAGCGTTTGGCGGCCGGCTGATGCAACGGCTGATCCGCTATTCGCCCTTGCTGATCCTGGCGGTGCTGTGGGAAGCAGCGGCGCGTTCGGGGCTGGTGGCGCGCAGCGCCCTGCCGCCGTTGAGCGATGTCATCGCCGCCTGGTTTCATCTCGCCGCCACCTCGGATTTCTGGTTCAACGCGGCGGCTTCGCTCTATCGCACCTTCGCCGGCCTGATCCTGGCCGTGGTGATCGGCGCCGTCATCGGCATCGCCATGGCTTCGTCGAAGCCGGTGCGGGCTGTTCTCAATCCGATCGTCGAAGTGTTCTATCCGCTGCCGAAATCGGCGTTGATCCCGGTGACGGCGATCTGGCTCGGGCTCGGCGACGCCTCGAAAATCCTGCTGATCTTTCTGGGCTGCATGCTGCCGGTGACCTTGGGCGCCTATAATGGCGCGCGGGGCGCCGAGCAGACCTTGATGTGGTCGGCCCGCTCGCTGGGCGCCAGCCGGTTGCGCATGCTGTTTGACGTGGTGGCGCCAAGCGCCTTGCCGGAAACGCTCAACGGCATCCGCACGGCGCTGGCGACATCTTTCGTGCTGCTGGTCAGTTCCGAAATGATCGCCGCGCGCAGCGGCCTGGGCTTCATGATCGGCTTCTTGGGCGACGGCGGCAATTTCGACGCCATGTTCGCCGTGGTCTTCACGGTCGCCTTCATGGGCTTCCTCGCCGACCGGCTCTATCAGGCGGCCATGCAACGGGTGCTCAGATGGCGTTGACGCAAGCCTTCGCACGCACGAAGCGACCGCGCCCGTGGCGCTGGGCGACGCTTGGCTACAAAGTCCTGGCCTGGTCGCCCTTGATCATTCTGCTGGTCGCCTGGGAGGCGACGACACGGGCCGGCGTGTTCACGCCCTTCATGCTGCCCTCGCTCTCGTCCATCGCCGGGCGCATCGCCGATGATTACGCCTCCGGCGATCTGATGATGTCGATTGGCACGACCTTGTGGCGGGCGCTCGCGGGCTTTGCCATTTCAGCGGTTGGCGGCGTGCTGCTGGGTGTTCTGATCTCGCAATACCGGGTGGTGCGCTGGTTCTTCGATCCGATCATATCGGTCGGCTTTCCGATGCCGAAGATCGCCTTCCTGCCGATCATGATCCTCTGGCTTGGCCTGTTCGACGTGTCGAAGATCACCATGATCGCCTTCAACGCGATCTTCCCGGTGGTGACGGCGACGATCGCCGGCATCGAAGGGGTCGAGAAACAGATCATCTGGTCGGCGCGCAATCTTGGCGCCAGTCGTAAGCGGCTGATGTGGGACATTCTGTTGCCGGCGGCTTTGCCGCAGATCCTCACCGGCTTGCAGGTGGCTTTGCCGATCGCGCTCATCGTCGGCGTGCTGACCGAAATGGCGATGGGTGGCTATGGCGTTGGCGCGGTGATGCAGACCGCGTCGCGCATGGCCGATTCACCGGGCGTCTTCGCCGGCATCATTGAGATCGCCATCGTTGGCTACGTGCTGGTGCGGGTGATGAATGTGATCCGCCGTAGGTTGTTGCGCTGGCATCCCGAAAGCCTGGATGCGACGGCGGGTTAATCGCTTGACAAGAACGACAGGGCCGACCGACCCTGCGGGGAGGGGAAGCCGCAACGAGGAGGGAAGAATGAGAATAGCCAAATGGATCGCGCTCGCCGCGCTTGCGGCATTGCCGTTCGCGGCACCGGTGCAAGCGCAAGCTCCGGTCAAAATCCGCGTCGCCTGGGTGGTGCCGATCGCCAATTTGCCATCGCTCTTGATGGTGAAGCCTGAACTCATGCGCAACAACGGCAAGACTTATGTGTTCGAGCCGATGCGCTTCCAAGGCACGCCGCCGATGATCACGGCGCTGGCCACCGGCGAACTCGACATCGCCGACTTCGCTTATTCATCTTTGGCCCTCGCCATCCAGAACGCTGGTATGAACGATCTGAAAGTCATCGCCGATGAATCGCGCGACGGCTATGCCGACTATTATTCGGCGCCGTATTTCGTGCTGAAGGATGGGCCGATCAAGGAGATCAAGGACCTGAAGGGTAAGAGCGTCGCGTCGGTCGGCGCGGGCTCGGCGGTCGATATCGCGCTGCGCGCCATGCTGCGTAAGAACGGCCTTGAGGATAAGCGCGATTACAATGTGGTCGAAGCGGGCTTTCCCAACATGGCGGCCATGCTGACCTCGAAAAAGGTCGATCTGATTTCGAGCGTGTTGCCGTTCTCGCTCGATCCGGAATTGCAGAAAGTGGCGCGGCCGCTCTTCACCATCAAGGATGCGATTGGTCCGGCGCAGCTCGTCGTCTGGGCGGCGCGTGAGCCGTTTCTCACCAAGAACCGCGCGGCGGTCTTGGACTTCCTGGAAGATTCCATCCGCGTGCAGCAATGGCTGGTCGATCCGAAGAATCGTGATGAGGTGTTGCAGCTTGCTGGCAAAGTGGCCAATCAGCCGCCGGAACGTTTGTCGAGCTGGCTGTTCACCAAGGCCGACAATTATCGCGATCCCAATCTCGTGCCCGACATCAAGGCGCTGCAGGCCAATATCGATGTGCAAAGCGACTTGGGTTTCCTGAAGGGCAAGATCGACATCAGCAAATATGTCGATCTCAGCCTCGTGCAGGAAGCGGCCAAGCGTTATAGCCAGGGTAAGTAGCTCTCCGTGTCATCCCGGACACTTGCGCAGCAAGTGATCCGGGATCCATAGGCGTGTGGCGAATGCGAGTTAGGCTTGCGCGGCAATCACTTTCGTAATCCTGTCGCATGCCCTTGGGTCGCTTGCGAATGCAAGGGAAGTGAGCGCGGGAGCGGCCTTGACAGCGACCCTGCATGGGGTCGTTCCTCAGAATTGCGCGCCACCCCCCTCCTTGATGAGGCGGAGGCGGGTAGCGAGGTTCCGGCGGGTCGATCAAACCTGGCTCAGAATACGAAGGTAGGGCGGCGGAATTATGCTCTTGCTTCGCTCTTTGAGGCTGGGAGGCGTCCGCAAGACGATACCGACACCTTCGTGTCATTCCCGAGGTGCTGCGTCTGTCTTGGTGTCATCCCGGACGCGCTGAAAGCGCGATCCGGGAGCCAGGGGCAACGGCTTCTATGCTGGCGTAGCGTCTTTCTGTTGGGTGCGATGTGTTTGTTCGTCTCTACCACGCGCCCCTGGGTCCCGGATCACGCTGCGCGTGTCCGGGATGACACGAAGGCTGCGGCATTTAACGACTTGGTGACATCAAGGCCCCGGCAATACAGCCCTAATCCGCCTGTTTTTCTATGTTCTCCATGTCCTCGTCCGAGAAGCCAAAGTGATGGCCGATCTCGTGCACGAGCACATGGCTGATGATGGCGCTCAGCGTCTCGTCATGGGCCGCCCAATAATCGAGGATAGGGCGGCGATAGAGCCAGATCATATTGGGAAATTCGCCGGTCTGTAGCGTGGCGCCGCGCTGGGCGAGGCCGCGGCCCTGAAACAGGCCGAGCAGATCGAATTCGGTTTCGGCCTGCATTTCATCGAGGACTTCGTCGGCGGGAAAATCGTCGATGCGGATGACGAGCCCTTCGCACAGCGCGCGAAATTCTTCCGGCAGGCGGGCGAAGGCTTCATCGGCCATCGCCTCGAAATCTGCGAGCGTGGGCGCCATGGCGTTGCGCCAGTCAGGCTTGTTGGGATCAGCCATCAGAAAAACCAGCCCGTGGCGAGATTGATCGTCAGCACGACGAGGAGGATGAGGCCGATGATGCGGCCGGTGCGCTTGGCCCAAAATTCGATCCGGTCCGTGCCTTCCGAGAGCGGCGGCACGACGGTTTCGAGTTGAGTGGAGAAAAGATCGGCGTCGCGGGGCATTTTACCCCGCGACGGTACGTTCTGTGTGCGGTCTACTTCCACGTCCTGACGTCGACGAAGTGGCCGGCAAGCGCCGCTGCCGCCGCCATCGCGGGGGAGACCAGATGAGTGCGGCCACGGAAGCCCTGACGACCTTCGAAATTGCGGTTCGAGGTCGAGGCGCAACGTTCGCCGGGCGCCAGCTTGTCCGGGTTCATGGCCAGGCACATGGAGCAGCCGGGCTCGCGCCATTCGAAGCCGGCGGCCAGGAAGATCTTGTCGAGACCTTCTTCTTCCGCCTGCTGTTTGACGAGACCGGAGCCGGGCACGACCATGGCGTTGATGCGTTCCGGCACCTTCTGGCCACGGGAGATGGCGATGCGGGCGATATCGGCGGCGGCGCGCAGGTCTTCGATGCGGCCGTTGGTGCACGAACCGATGAAGGCGCGATCGATCGCCAGGTCGGTCATCTTCTCACCGCCCTTGAAGCCCATGTAAGCGAAGGCGCGTTCGAACTTGGCGCGCTGCTGCTCGGTCTTGGCGTCCTCGAGGCGCGGCACGTTACCACCGATGGTGGTGACGTCTTCCGGCGACGTGCCCCAGGTGAGCAGCGGCGGCAACTTGGCAGCGTCGAGCTTCACGTGACGGTCGAAATGCGCGCCGTCTTCGGTGCGCAGCGTATCCCAGTAACGCAAGGCCTTGTCCCAATCGGCGCCCTTCGGCGCTTTCGGGCGGCCCTTCAGGAATTCATAGGTCTTCTCGTCCGGCGCGACGAGGCCGGCGCGGGCGCCGCCTTCGATCGACATGTTGCAGACGGTCATGCGGCCTTCCATCGACAGCGAGCGGATCGCCTCGCCGTCATATTCGATGACGCTCGACGTGCCGCCGGCGGTGCCGATCTCGCCGATGATGGCGAGGATGATGTCCTTGGCGGTCACGTCTTCCGGCAGCTTGCCGTCGACGGTCACGCGCATGTTCTTCGACTTCTTCTGGATCAGCGTCTGGGTGGCGAGCACATGCTCGACTTCCGACGTGCCGATGCCGTGCGCCAACGCGCCGAAAGCGCCGTGGGTGGCGGTGTGGCTGTCGCCGCAGACGATGGTCGTGCCCGGCAGGGTGAAGCCCTGTTCCGGCCCGATGATGTGGCAGATGCCCTGACGGACATCGACACCGTCGTAATATTCAAGGCCGAAATCGGCGGCGTTCGTCGCCATCTGCTCGATCTGGGCCTTGCTCTCGGGATCGTCGATCGGCTTCGAGCGGTCGGTCGTGGGAATGTTGTGGTCGACCACGCACAGGGTCTTTTCCGGCGCGCGCACCTTGCGGCCCGACAGGCGCAGGCCTTCGAAAGCCTGCGGAGAGGTCACTTCGTGAACGAGGTGGCGATCGATGTAGAGGAGGGTGGTGCCATCCGGCTGAGCCTCGACGACATGGTCGTCCCAGATCTTGTCATAAAGCGTGCGTGCCTTGGCCATTGCGGTCGGGTCTCTCTACTTGCTGCCGTGCATCAAAGACGCGCGGATTTTTTCTCGGCGCGACTTCTAGCTGGTTGGATCGGCGGAAGGAAGAGGCCTGCATGGGTCGCAAAGCAGGTATTCCCGGGCCGATTTCAGTTAGATAGGCCCGAGATTGGTAAAATTCCAGAGTGTTAAGGTCGCCCGTAAAGCCGAGCTGGCGCTATTTGCCCAGCAATACTCGATATTTTTCGACTTCCTTGGGCACGAGCTGACGGACATATTCGGACGACAGTTCGTCGCCCGAGGCCGGCAGCGCCGACAGGTCGGTGAGGCGCGACTGCATCGTGTCGCTAGCGACGGCCTTGCGCAGAGCGTCGTTGAGCTTGGCAATAATTGGCTCAGGCAAGCCCGCAGGGGCGAACAGGGCGTTCCAGCCTTCCGCCTGGAAGGTGGGCACGCCGGCCTCCTGCGCCGTTGGCACGTTCGGCAGGACTTTCAGCCGATGGGTGGCGGAGACGACGAGACCCTTCACCTCGCCGCCGTTGATGGCGTTCGCGACCGAGGTGGCGGAATCGCAGATGCCATCGAGATGGCCGCCCATGGCGTCGTTGAGGGCGGGCGAGGCGCCGCGATAGCCGACGAGTGACACCTCGATCGCGGCAGCCTTCAAGAAGCTCATACAGATCAAATAGTTAGTTGAGCCGACGCCGGCATGGCCGAAGCTCATCTTGCCGGGATTCTGCTTGGCATAGGCGATGATCTCGGCCACCGTCGTGCCGGGAAAATTCTTGCGCAGAGCGACCACAGGCGAGGTTTTGGCGATCAATCCGACAGGAGTGAAAGACTCTGGGCTGAACTGCAGGTTCTCGGTCGTCCAATAGATGGCGGCAGCGTTGCCGGCATTGCCTATTGTCACCGTATAGCCATCGGGCGCGGCGCGTGAGGCGCGGGCGAGGCCAACGGCGCCGCCGGCGCCACCGACATTTTCGATGACCAGAGGCTGGCCTAGAGCGCGCGACATTTCTTCGGCGGTCAGACGTGCGATCACGTCCGACGTGCCGCCGGCGACGAAAGGTACGATGAAGGTGATCGGTTTCGACGGATAGGTTTCCGCCGTAGCCAAACCAGAGGACAGGCCACAAGACAGGCTCAAGCCCACCGCTGCAAAAAGACGTCCCGATCCGATCATGCGTTCCCCTCCGCTACACGCAACCAAGTGCTGGGAGGTTATGCAAGGACGCGGGGCATGACAATGCAACGGAAAGCGCAGATCGCGACAGCGCGGCGAACAAAAGCGTGGATGATGGGCGCGGCGCGGGGATTCCGCTCTCCGGCATGCGATAACGGCGTCATGAAATTTTCTCCGCCTCTCGTCCCGGGCCGCCTCGTTCAGCGCTACAAGCGTTTTCTTGCCGATATTGTCCTCGACAGTGGTGAGGAGATCACCGCCCATTGCGCCAATCCGGGGGCGATGTTGGGGCTCATCGATCCGGGTAATCGGGTGTGGTTGTCGAAGTCGAACAATCCAGCCCGCAAGCTCGCCTATTCGTGGGAGATCGTCGAAGCCGATTTCGGTCGCGGGCCGGAATGTGTCGGCATCAATACGTCGCATCCCAATGGCATCGTGTTCGAGGCGATCGGCCGGGGCTTCTTTCCTGAACTCACGGGCTATGCATCGGCGCGGCGCGAAGTGAAATATGGCCGCAATAGCCGGGTCGATATTCTGCTTGAAGGCAATGGTCGGCCGCTGTGCTATGTGGAGATCAAGAATATCCACATGATGCGCCAGCCGGGCCTCGCCGAATTCCCCGATTGCGTCACCGCGCGGGGCACCAAGCATCTTGTCGAACTGGGTGACATGGTCGAGGCCGGGCATCGCGCCGTCATGGTCTATCTGATCCAGATGCAGGCCGACCGCTTCACACTGGCCGCCGATATCGATCCGACCTATGCGAAAACCTTCGCGCAAGCGCGCGCGCGTGGCGTCGAGGCCATGGCCGTGTGCTGCTCGGTCAGCCCGCAGGCGATCGAAGTCGATCGTCGCGTTGAGGTGGTGTTTTAAAGGTCAGGGCCTGGTGTCATTCCCGACGCGCCGTAGGCGTGAGCGGGAATCCAGAGCGTGCGGTAAAGCGTTGCATCATTGCTGCACAGCATCTTAATGCCCTGCGTTAGTCAGCGCTCTACCACGCGCTCTGGATCCCCGCTCAGCCGCTATGCGGCTGTCGGGGATGACACCAGGGGTTTTCCGCGACCTCTCAGAGTCCAAAAACCCGCGCGGCATTGCCGCCGAAGACCGCGGCTTTGTCGGCCTGCGAGATCGACAGCGCCTCGACATGGGCCGGGCTCGCGCCGATGAACGGGTCGTCGGTGCCAAACAGCAATTGGCTTGTGCCAATGGTGCTGAGGGCGAAATCGAGAGCGTTCTTTCCGAAAGCCGTCGTGTCGTAATAAAGCCGGCTCGCATATTCGCTCGGCAGTCGTGAAATATGCTGGCGGCAATCGGGAAACAGACGGTAGCCGTTGTCGAGCCGCTCCAGCGCCATCAACAAAGCGCCACCCGTGTGAGCCAGGATATAGGGAAAGTTTGGGTAGCGTTCGAATAGGCCCGAATAGATGAAGCGCGTGGCGGCGAGCGTTGTGTCGAAGATCATGCCCAGGCGCAGGGGCAGTTCGTAGCCTTCGAACCCGTCGTTGCTTCTGGGGAACATCGGATGTTCGAACACCGGCAGCCTGAGACGATCGATCTTCTCCCACAGCGGTGCGAAGTGCGGAGCGTCGAGATAGGCGCCATCGACATTCGAGCCGATGATCACGCCTTTCATGTCCAGCTCTTGAATGGCGCGATCCAGCTCGATGAGCGAGGCTTCGACGTTCTTAAGGGGCAAGCTGGCGAGGCCGATGAAACGGTCGGGATGCTGCTTGCAGATGCGGGCTAGGGCGTCGTTGATGTGTCGCGCCATGGCGATCTGGTCAGGCTCGTCCCACAGATAGACGTTTGGCGTGCTCAGCGAGAGGATGCGCTGGTCAATGCCCTTGCTATCCATGGTCTTGAGGCGACCGCCGATGTCGAACATATCTTCCCGCGACCAGGCGATCGTCGCGCCGCGATGGCGGAAGAGCAATTGTCCATCGTCGGTTCTTTCCGTCTCAAGCGCCAAGGTGGACGAGAGTTCGTCCAGGTAGCGTCGGTCGACGATATGGGCGTGGACATCAATCTTCACGGGCATCGTCCATCGAGAGGTCCGAGCCCCACAGGCGGTGCGCCTGTGCCTGTAGTTTTTCGATCATGTTTTCAAACTCTCGGCGCTCGCGATCCGACAGAGCGGCCATGAGCGAGCGCTGGTGTTCAAGCGCGATCGGCACGATCTGATCGTAGATGCGCCGGCCCTTGGCGGCGAGCTTCAGCACATTGAGGCGCCGGTCTTGATCTGAAATGGAGCTCAGCACGAGACCCGCCGCGACGAGCCGTGTCACGGCGCGATTGACCTTGGCTTTGTCCATCTCGGTGCGCAGGCAAATGTCGCCGGAGGAGCAGGTGCCGACCTCTGCCAGATGGGCGATGACGCGCCATTCGGGAATGCTGATGCCAAGCGAGCGATATTGCTTCGCCAGGGCGGCACTGACGCCGCGCGCCAGCACGGCGATGCGATAGGGCATGAAGTGCTGCAGGGCCAAGTGGCCCGTCGCTGTCAGGGAGGGACGCGTGTTGTTGGCGGGGGGCATTTTCGTGTTCGTTGACCGGGCCGGAGAACTGTGTAATTGTTTCGATTGAAACGATATGATATGCATCTGTCAAGCGTGATCTGGATCACGCAACTGGGGAGGGGTGTCATGAAGCTAGGTACTATGACCGCCGTTGCGGCGATGGTTTGGATGACAAGCGCTGTCGCCCAGCAGGCTGGTGCTCCCGCAACCTCTCAGCCCAGCCCGCCGCCCGCGCCGCCCTTTGGCGCGCCAGTCACACTCGATCAAGCGATCAAAGCCGCGACAGCGGCGATGGCCAAGGCAAAAGACATCAACGTGCCCAATGCGGTCGCCGTCGTCGAACCCTCGGGCGACCTGGTTTATTTCGCCAAGATGAATGGCGCGCCCTATTCGGCGGTCCAGCTCGCGCAACAGAAGGCCGTGGCCTCGGCGCGTTATCGCCGGCCGACGAAGGTTTTCTATGACGCCATCGAGGGCGGCCATCCGTTCTATCTGACCTTCCCCGGTGTCGCTGGCGCGCCTGGCGGTGTTCCGCTGATCGTCGATGGCAAGCTGATCGGCGCGATCGGCGTCAGCGGCGGCAATGGCGATCAGGACATGCTGGTGTCGGGCGCCGGAGCCGATGCCCTGAAGTGATTTGAGTTGCAGTGAAGCGTTGCGTGAAGAGAGAGTGCCTGTGATCAATCCAGTAACAAAGTTTTTCGCTGCCGTTGGCGGCGCCTGCCTTA from the Beijerinckia sp. 28-YEA-48 genome contains:
- a CDS encoding heme-binding protein codes for the protein MKLGTMTAVAAMVWMTSAVAQQAGAPATSQPSPPPAPPFGAPVTLDQAIKAATAAMAKAKDINVPNAVAVVEPSGDLVYFAKMNGAPYSAVQLAQQKAVASARYRRPTKVFYDAIEGGHPFYLTFPGVAGAPGGVPLIVDGKLIGAIGVSGGNGDQDMLVSGAGADALK